The genome window cggttcggtctattcggtccaccgaatagacccgaattatagagagactagtatattttgttaaaatatatacaatgaataattaattgaaagtactattactacaacaagtgactataaaaattagcatacaaagatatatatactatcgttaagatgatatcattatttctacctaataagttcataaatcatataataataccaTCACATATTAAGAGTTTTTTAATATTTCGGGTTAttaggtctattcgggttttaaagattaggaaccgaacccgaacccataacccgaaatatagcacatataggaaccgaacccgaacccgaaaacccgaatagactcacaattcggtctattcgggttcggttcgggttcgggttcgggttcggttttcggttttaaaatgcccacccctaTCTGCACTGTATTGGAATCACTACATGAATTTTGTGAGGAACCCTCTTGGTTCAGTTGGAATGagtccatacacagattcatatCCTGCATCACATACAAGTACACCGTTGCAGGGTTCGAACACTATACCTCAATTACGTGTAAACTTGGAGTCAGATGCTGAACACAGTGTTCAGGACATCAATAGTCCAGGCAAAAATGCACCTCCTGTTCAAAAGCAAAagaaatccaaggaacaaaacTTTACAGCACTAGAAGACATACTCCTTTGTACTACATGGTTGCAAATAAGTAGTGACCCTATTGTCCACACTGGACAAAGGAGGGAGGGTCTTTGGGCCAGAATTGAAAAAAGATACAATGAACAAAGGGGGGAATTTCCTTGTAGACTTAACAGAGCACTTAGCAGCAGATGGGACAAGATCAGGGCTGATGTCAGTAAATTCTCTGGATACTACGCCAGAGTCCTAAGAGAGAAACAAAGTGGTATAAGTGACGAGGATAAGGTACGCCAATTGAAACGATGATTATTTAAACCACAACTTTGTGTCCTCGGACTAATTATAATTATCATTAACAATTTTGCAGACATCGAAGGCAGCTACTTTGTTCGCTCATGAGGAGAACAAACCATTCCATTATATGCACTGCTGGCATAAATTGAAGGGGGAACCGAAATGGGAGAGCATATGTCAAGGACATTCGTTTAGAGGATTACATGCAAGATCAATACCATCTTCGGGGTGTCCATCAGTGGAAGCACCAGAGACTGACAGTGGATCGGCTGGGTTGACAGGAAAAAGGCCCCGTGGGCGTGATTACAGTAAAGTTGAAAGAAAGAaaggtgcatcttcttcttctcctgaaTACTTAAGCCGATTACAAGAAATTACTGAAAACAAATACAGAGGTCCATAGAAAAGGGGGAAAAAGAAAAGAGCAGTGAAGAAGACAGGGACATACAGAAGAAGAGATTGGAATTGGAAGCACAAAAGTTAGCATTCGACAAAGGGAACTCAAACTTGAAGAACTCGAATCGGCAAACAAACGTTTGCAGATGTGTTGTCGACAAACGAAGAAGATGTTGATCCAGAAGTTTGGATAATGATGAAGGAACAGAAAAAAATTGTAGCAGTTTATATTTAGCTTTGAGTAATCCTGAATGCTTCTGTTAAATGTGCGCGAGAGTTCTGTTGTCAGTTGTTGAGACAATTTATCTTAGTTCCTCTAAGATACTATTTTTTCGAGAACACTATTTATTTGGTCGAACCAATGTATGTTAAGTTGTGTGCTGTtgtattagaaaataatgaactcGTCTGTGATAAAAGTTTGATCATTATTTTTGCGTATTGATCTTGCAAAGTTTGATCATTACAAAATAATGAACTCATCTGTATTAGAAAATAATGGTATGTTATATATTGTGCAAGAAAACATGAATCCCTAGATCAATTGCAATGCTATGTTTACACTTCGTACAAACGAAGATACATGTTATGGTATAGCTGGTACACAAAATCGAAGTATCTGAACACATATGAAGCCGGCTGTCGGGACATTTTGGAAACAACTTTGCTAATTTATTAGAATACTTAAAAAGGGGACATGACATTACAAGTACTTAATTTTAGTGCGACCCTAAGCAGCTACGACACATAATTGTTACATACTTCCACGGCGAGCCCATAAATGCTCGACAAGATCATTTTGAAGTGAGCACGATCTTTCTTGGCGACGAAGATCAAAGTGGTTAATAACCCATTCCGCCCGCCCTTCCCCTATAATTTGAGATGATTCAATCCTTGAAGAGTTGTCTCCGAAATCAATGTTTGCAGCAAAAGGCCCTTCATCTTCGAcgatcatgttgtgcatgatgatGCAAGCTGTCATTATCTCTGTCAAACGATTACGATCCCAACCATAAGCTGGTCCACGGAGCACCGCCCACCGAGCTTGAAGAACTCCAAATGCACGCTCAATATCCTTTCGGCAACTTTCCTGCATCTGAGTGAAATAGACTTTCTTATCCTCATATGGGTGTCGGATTTCTTTGACAAAAGTTGGCCAGTTGGGGTAAATACCATCAGCAAGGTAATAACCGAAGTTGTACGCATGACCATTTACTGTGTAATTGACAGGTGGCATTCGACCAGAAGTCATAGGGTCAAAAACTGGGGATCGGTGGAGCACGTTAACATCATTGTTTGTCCCAGGCATGCCAAAAAAAGCATGCCAAATCCATAAATCATACGATGCTACTGCTTCAAGTATCATCGATGCTCTACCATTTCGCCCACAAAA of Zea mays cultivar B73 chromosome 8, Zm-B73-REFERENCE-NAM-5.0, whole genome shotgun sequence contains these proteins:
- the LOC109941864 gene encoding uncharacterized protein, which gives rise to MKDTVGFQRKPRFRMSRPLFLRIVQGLQQHDIYFTQRVDATGMPGLGSLQKVCVAMQILAYGLPSDAVDEYIQIGESTARECLHHFCRAIIACFSGWYLRTPTQDDITRIMHNSESRGFPGMLGSIDCMHWEWRNCPTAWRGQNNDVNVLHRSPVFDPMTSGRMPPVNYTVNGHAYNFGYYLADGIYPNWPTFVKEIRHPYEDKKVYFTQMQESCRKDIERAFGVLQARWAVLRGPAYGWDRNRLTEIMTACIIMHNMIVEDEGPFAANIDFGDNSSRIESSQIIGEGRAEWVINHFDLRRQERSCSLQNDLVEHLWARRGSM